In a single window of the Candidatus Nanosynbacter featherlites genome:
- a CDS encoding ribonuclease H family protein yields the protein MTIYYTDGSASPNPGPGGFAVIRDLEPWILGSEDGETTNIRMEGKALIAALQDADEAPCVIYTDSEFWINVVTKWAPGWQQRGWTKKGGEIKNLDIVRELYELYSNSQAELRWVRGHEGDEGNELADEWANRAREGERLTK from the coding sequence TACACTGACGGTTCTGCTTCGCCAAATCCCGGTCCAGGTGGGTTTGCGGTGATTCGTGATCTTGAGCCGTGGATTTTGGGCTCAGAGGACGGTGAGACGACTAACATTCGCATGGAAGGCAAGGCGCTGATAGCGGCGCTTCAGGACGCGGACGAGGCGCCGTGCGTGATCTACACTGACAGCGAATTTTGGATCAATGTGGTGACCAAGTGGGCGCCAGGTTGGCAGCAGCGCGGCTGGACAAAGAAGGGCGGTGAGATCAAAAATCTGGACATTGTGCGTGAGCTATATGAGCTGTATTCAAATTCGCAGGCAGAACTCCGCTGGGTGCGCGGTCATGAGGGCGACGAAGGTAATGAGTTGGCGGATGAGTGGGCCAACCGAGCGCGTGAAGGCGAGAGATTGACTAAATAA